The DNA sequence tctcTCTCAGTTCAAATCATCGATCGTCAGAAGCGTTGCTGCATCCCATCCGTCTGCATTCAATCCGAATCATCCACGCAATGTTGTCCGTGCGCCGTACTCTGCCCACCTTGGTTCGACCTGCCATCATGAGCCGCATGATGTCCGGTGGTGATGCGGGTATGACCAGTTCTTGTCTCATTTGGCTTTCAGCGACACCCGACTATAGAGTACATCGAGTTTGGGGTGTCCAGTAGGAATTGAGAGGGTTGGAAGACGCGTTATTTCCATCTTGGATTTGAACTGACCGGCCAATCAGGTTAGGATGTATAGAGCAGGGAGGATTAACAAGGTTTTTAACATTCTAATCCAGCGACGTTCGAGTGACGAACGACCAAGTAACGATGAGATGGGTGTGACAAACCTTCCACTCTTGGATTGGCAAAGACGCCTGGTCCTTGTTCAAACAGTGGAGTAATAATACAGTGAAATCCGGTTGTAGGAACCACCCAAAAGTCCACGAAAAGAGATAATTACATACCATAATCTGCTTATTTCTGGTGGATTTTGACACAGTTATACTTACTGATGACTAGTGAGTGCAATGAGAAGTATAGATCCTCAAAAATactggatttttttatttatttatgaAATTCGTATTTTTCTGATGTTTGGCCGGTTAGgctttaaaaattcaatggtttttttatttcttggaATGTCAGACTATTTAAGTTGTTTCGTCATTTAACCTCCAAAGGAAATTCACCATATCGAATTTTTCTTCGATTGTTTAAGGAGTAAGGCACAGAATTGTGCCCCGGACTATATACGGATTCTGAATCTTGGATTGGTTTTTATAACCTCAGTGATTtatgaaccaaaaaaaacagtttcaaTAAAGATGGTGcttaaaacaaatttgttccTTCAACCTAAGTTCTTATAGCGAGATTTCTGTGTATTGATTGGAGATAGTTTGAATCTTCATCACTCACCAAACTATTGAAGAATGTGATGAacgatctaaaaaaaaaattttttttggagaaattttTCAACCTGGAGAGTCGAAAATACTCTGACCCCGTGTGTTCTTTTAGCAAAGTAGAACATCGAAGTTTGGTAGTAAATGCTTTACACACGTCTCTGGGGAAGCGCCAAAAGTGGCTGATCCCTTTCGTAGATCGTGATGATAAAGTCAAATTGTCTGTTTCACGTATCCGCTCCTAAAGCGCAGAATTTAGTTTTGGTATGATCCACGTCTGTCACAAGTAAATGAACCATTGCCTAAATGTTATAGGTTCTATCCGAGAGGCCGGTGGGGCTTTtggcaagaaagaaaaggccGTCGAAGATCAATACTTTCGCAAGCAACAAGCTGAACAACTCAAGAACTTGGTGGATTCGCACGCCAAGGAGATTCAACATCATAAAGAAGCCATTCAGCGCCATCAAGAAGCCATGAAGGTCCACGAGGAAGCTCTCAAGCATCATTAAAGAATGCCCTCGCTCATGAGGAAGCGAAACCACATTTTTTGGGCCTTTGGTAGTCATGCTTATATACTAATTTGTCGTCTCGGTCCGGAGGTGGAGCACTACCTTCATCCTCCTACCGCAATAAATCTATCCTTTTGACAACTCCCGATCATTTTCAGACGTAGATGTAGATGTATCTCTAGGCATAGAGTATGTTATTCAGTACTCTATTCACAGCCAGAATAAGTTCCCAAAACAGATGAGTCATGAAAAGGTAAAACAAAATGTTATAATTTGTCTggttattcaaatattttagtggttttcaaggcaataattacttcattattgtttttgacGAATTACATGCTCTTTGGGTTGAGAGATGTCGTCTTattttgaagtaaaagaaataatagttgagtttcaaaacattcacACCTACTACAACTTCCAAATGaggttcattttttgaagcattCTGAAAGCATGGTCCAGAACAAATTAAATTTATGGTTTGTGAATTCATTACCATCATTGTGCGAGAATTCAAGACAATTGTGAACATTTATATTACGGTAAAGTTAAAAATAAGAAGTTAAAGACACTAAGTTACCTATCAATGGCAAAAAACACGCATTCTTTGAAAGCAATGGTCTTTCAAGAAACAGAAGC is a window from the Tigriopus californicus strain San Diego chromosome 2, Tcal_SD_v2.1, whole genome shotgun sequence genome containing:
- the LOC131893593 gene encoding ATPase inhibitor, mitochondrial-like, with product MLSVRRTLPTLVRPAIMSRMMSGGDAGSIREAGGAFGKKEKAVEDQYFRKQQAEQLKNLVDSHAKEIQHHKEAIQRHQEAMKVHEEALKHH